In the genome of Actinomycetota bacterium, the window TTGCGTCCGATGATGACGCCGCCCTGACGTGCGTCCTCCACGACCTTGCGGGTGTTCTCCATGGCGAGGTCGTACTTGTCTTGCTGGGCCATGGCGACGGATCCGCCCTCGATCCCGAGGTACTGGCCGCCCATGGCGCTGAAGACCTGGGAGAGCAGCCCTTCGCTCTCACGCTCGACCATGGCGTTCTCGATCTCCTCGGACGAGAACGCCTGCGGGTGGAAGGGCACGTCCAGCGCCTGCGCCACCCGGGGCCCGATGTAGCTCGCGCCCGACCCGTACGACTCGAACAGGGTCACCACGGGCTTGGACGAACGCTCCGGGGTGGGTGTGGTGTCGGACATCACAACCTCCTTGACGTCACCGTTCTATGACCGCTTCGGCTGCCCGAGCTGGTCGGCGTGGGCGAGCACGGCCGCCACCAGGTCGCCGTCGTCGGCGAGGGCCGGGTCGAGGGCCGCCAACCCGCGGGGCACCGCCTCGGGGAGGGGGCCGGCGGCGAGCGGGACCACCTGGTCGGCGCGGGCGTCGGTGACCGCCGCGCCGACACCCCGCAGGTGGCACACCCAGGCGGCGAGGGCGCGGGCCGCGCCCTCGGGCAGCCGGCCGGCGGCCCGCTCCCGCCGCAGGGCCGGCAGGATGCGGACCGGCAGCTTCTGGGAGCCGTCGGCGGCGATCTGGTCCAGCCGGTGGTGCATCCTTGGGTTGGCGAACCGGTCCAGGAGGGCGGCGCGGTAGGCCGCGACGTCGGCTGCCGGCAGGCTCAGGTGCCGGGACGCCTCCGACCACCACTCCTCCAGCCAGGCCCGGCAGGTCTCGTCGGCCACCGCCTCGGCCACCGTCTGGTGTCCCCGGGCGGATCCGGCGTAGGCCAGCAACGAGTGACCGCCGTTGAGCAGCCACAGCTTGCGCTGCTCGTAGGGTTGGATGTCGTCGGTGAAGGTGGCGCCCGCGTCCTCCCAGCGCGGCCGGCCGCCGGGGAACGGGCCGCTGAGCACCCACTCGCTGAACGGCTCGGTGGCGACCGGGGCGCGGTCGTCCAGGCCGGTGGCCGCCTTGACCGTGTGGAGGTCCTCCTGGGTGGTTTTCGGCGTGATCCGGTCGACCATGGTGGTGGCGAAGGCGATCGACCCGGCGAGCCAGCCGGCGAGGCCGGGATCGACCATCTCGGCCAGGTCGCGGACCACCCGGGCCACCACGGCACCGTTGTCCGGCAGGTTGTCGCACGGGACCAGGGTGAGTGGCCCCGCCTCGGCGCGCCGCCGGGCGGCGCAGCCGGCGACCAGCCGGGCCGGGGCGGTGCGCACCAGGGCGGTGAGGTCGTGGCGGAGCGTCTCGACGTCGGCCTGGACCTGGGGGCGGTCGCGATCGAGGCCGCCGTCGGCGCCGCGGACGTAGCCGGCCTCGGTGACGGTGATGGTGACCGCGCGGACGTCCGGGGAGGCCAGATAGCCCAGCCAGGCCTCGTAGTCGGCTGCCGGGTGGGTCCGGGAGAGGCTGCTCAGCACGTCGAACCTGTCCCC includes:
- a CDS encoding cytidylate kinase-like family protein, with the protein product MSDTTPTPERSSKPVVTLFESYGSGASYIGPRVAQALDVPFHPQAFSSEEIENAMVERESEGLLSQVFSAMGGQYLGIEGGSVAMAQQDKYDLAMENTRKVVEDARQGGVIIGRNGALILANWPAALHVKLDGPLRQRIERAAKDSGIDIERAAKRQKREDQVRADMSIEFYGWDPRETERYDLMVNTGTMDLDTCVDIIVQAALVKAGLASAASP
- a CDS encoding mannitol dehydrogenase family protein, giving the protein MSGAQTAAGELSRAAGHGRPAAPARLVHLGLGNFFRAHQAWYTDRAPDAGDWGIAAFTGRSAELADALNAQEGLYTLVTRAADGDRFDVLSSLSRTHPAADYEAWLGYLASPDVRAVTITVTEAGYVRGADGGLDRDRPQVQADVETLRHDLTALVRTAPARLVAGCAARRRAEAGPLTLVPCDNLPDNGAVVARVVRDLAEMVDPGLAGWLAGSIAFATTMVDRITPKTTQEDLHTVKAATGLDDRAPVATEPFSEWVLSGPFPGGRPRWEDAGATFTDDIQPYEQRKLWLLNGGHSLLAYAGSARGHQTVAEAVADETCRAWLEEWWSEASRHLSLPAADVAAYRAALLDRFANPRMHHRLDQIAADGSQKLPVRILPALRRERAAGRLPEGAARALAAWVCHLRGVGAAVTDARADQVVPLAAGPLPEAVPRGLAALDPALADDGDLVAAVLAHADQLGQPKRS